The Xylocopa sonorina isolate GNS202 chromosome 17, iyXylSono1_principal, whole genome shotgun sequence genome includes a region encoding these proteins:
- the LOC143431198 gene encoding DNA polymerase delta subunit 2, producing MVHKTQQGYNESSKEKPQTFEREQARYKDLSLKFLTTKNDYSKQFSHIYSARLGQLRDLLVPRVQAKWGNVSIVKLADLENLEGEQCIIIGTLYKHQQWKPSILRELSEDHQLSILSSRPNYCSEKDQAFLEDEMLRIKLVGEKIDLKQIVTGVVCAVLGNENSDGTFMVKDWCFPGCVPKKSLRECNSKGKLVIISGLNLSDNRNSLGMSLFVEWLCGMAGNTIIQKDGTAIVRLVIAGNTLGAATDTANENREIIKIIDTFLSNLAMCCCVTLMPGEYDPTNAMLPQRPFHPCLLPKSARLESFKSTTNPWISKIEERVVLGTSGQSIQDMIKATGETDISPLDWLEKTLLWRHLCPTAPDTLLSCPYYEKDLFIMDECPDIYFVGNTDKFETKLWKGDEGQTVRLISVPCFSKTYTAVVVNLTNLNAQYISFGNT from the exons atggttcataaaactcAACAAGGATACAATGAATCGAGCAAAGAGAAACCGCAGACATTTGAAAGGGAACAAGCTCGATATAAGGATCTATCATTAAAATTTTTAACCACGAAGAATGATTATTCTAAACAATTTTCCCACATATACTCTGCCAGACTTGGTCAATTAAGGGATCTTTTAGTTCCACGAGTTCAAGCTAAGTGGG GAAACGTTTCCATTGTAAAATTAGCTGACTTAGAAAACCTGGAAGGAGAACAATGTATAATAATTGGTACACTGTATAAACACCAACAATGGAAACCATCAATTTTAAGGGAACTCAGTGAAGATCATCAACTAAGTATTCTCAGTTCGAGACCAAATTATTGTTCGGAGAAAGATCAAGCGTTTCTAGAAGATGAAATGTTACGTATTAAATTAGTAGGAGAAAAAATTGACTTGAAGCAAATTGTCACTGGAGTTGTCTGTGCCGTATTAGGCAATGAAAACAGCGACGGAACATTTATG GTAAAAGATTGGTGCTTTCCTGGATGTGTACCAAAAAAGTCATTAAGAGAATGCAATTCGAAAGGAAAATTAGTAATAATATCTGGATTGAATTTATCGGACAACCGTAATAGTTTGGGAATGTCCCTTTTCGTAGAATGGTTGTGCGGAATGGCGGGTAATACTATCATACAAAAGGATGGCACTGCTATTGTACGCCTCGTTATTGCAG GTAATACTCTGGGAGCAGCAACAGATACAGCTAATGAAAATagagaaataataaaaataatagataCATTTCTAAGCAATCTGGCAATGTGTTGTTGCGTCACTTTAATGCCAGGAGAATATGACCCTACAAATGCCATGTTACCTCAAAGACCATTTCATCCTTGTCTACTACCTAAATCGGCTAg ACTTGAAAGCTTTAAAAGTACTACAAATCCATGGATTAGTAAAATTGAAGAACGAGTGGTACTCGGTACTAGTGGTCAATCAATTCAAGATATGATTAAGGCAACAGGCGAGACTGACATTTCGCCTCTCGACTGGCTGGAAAAAACATTACTATGGAGGCATTTGTGTCCAACAGCTCCAGATACATTACTATCTTGCCCATACTATGAAAAGGATCTGTTTATTATGGATGAATGTCCAGACATATATTTTGTAGGAAATACAGATAAATTTGAGACAAAACTGTGGAAAG GCGATGAAGGCCAAACTGTTAGACTGATATCTGTTCCATGTTTTAGTAAAACTTATACCGCTGTGGTAGTAAATTTAACAAACTTAAACGCTCAATACATATCGTTTGGTAAtacttaa
- the Nsl1 gene encoding non-specific lethal 1, producing MGVSTARVKCRCGCKRTWEPLDVEAAALAVSVAVMAPALTEGGPQEPENLLSSLPAGGFLSPEQATQVCQNHEILAKFVVSANVQPSKIDEQCLHGISKDLIRDVINSKYANDLDSLYTFTHGSDLITKKALIDQDCKQPDIPASPEKKVTDTIMNDPSMGDQADNMGFLKSSADLPLVSSETAGDNKNLDVDQIMAFGTDIATDNEQCNMGNVDDIGQNVEDILRVIKCIEGVDNAENISAGSNEPAQSTVDGVEMFSMPEEGFSSFERELLDVDVMSICKFADVEGQQRINTLKLQEDIVAQKQHESERKCAFLLRRLRKLQARIIGRHIAEENTGVLELAHHGVKKYLFQELVNMGSKSNVRNFPEISNSLSSFLQKIEKMCVAQSNSVNRQRLCCRYFGDGSRDSFGSTSGNNSNRQPVFGSPQVKVKGEEIESVAGPLATQLHIVESNLDSDCTASSSGGESCDEMQSFNNPHQQNVSISKRAAWRYAQDRAGVAARWTWLQAQISDLEYRIRQHNELQRHIRANKGLFIHDNAETVNGYSGVLPGSTGRYNSPEGELPASRTRPFVWSFYRKRKLLQLDKLHEVSKRAAKASTVRCNCDLVRPPCALCTGRLDLMQPQEPIEQMSVQERVALVDPSFHPVLSFPDEITQGTHLEAIMKSVEWQQKMLRGNLRIIRLKDKDTNERRNKKLPGHRVKYNEDRLKKSITARIKKKMLKEKRNRLGCNRSIIHDLNKKRVQKWTTEDDDDISALSSSSKHSSPVPSPLHHTTASTEKNTIKEKSSTSHGRLRQNSYDIDNIVIPYSVAASTRLEKLQYKEILTPKWRLCEEPSKLDIKNGVMHRPSQDSDFEDMSDETIALRHERSEREENKRFMTYITMPHQSRVRHNRRTDSRADSGANTPDPMSPHASDFGGDTMSPITSPPATPQIQESEHQHNSDTAHRSSALQNALRRRTTPTLRVGKDDTGITANEDENEILPYEPRVFPLSEEVYDKMLEVMPDGHWQAASSASFCSRDEEKPDDDGEMDSPESDSTESACCDIEGEDPNDPEWTVADDRDTEKERIRPTAKR from the exons ATGGGAGTGAGCACGGCACGTGTGAAGTGCAGGTGTGGGTGCAAACGCACGTGGGAGCCTCTGGATGTCGAGGCCGCAGCACTGGCAGTGTCAGTGGCAGTGATGGCCCCTGCTCTGACGGAAGGCGGTCCTCAAGAGCCTGAAAATTTACTCTCGTCCCTTCCAGCTGGTGGATTTCTTTCCCCAGAGCAGGCTACGCAGGTGTGTCAGAATCACGAGATTCTCGCCAAGTTCGTTGTCTCTGCGAACGTGCAACCATCCAAGATAGACGAACAGTGCTTGCACGGTATATCAAAGGATCTCATTCGTGATGTTATCAACTCGAAATATGCCAATGATCTTGATAGTTTGTATACATTTACGCACGGATCTGACCTGATTACAAAGAAGGCATTAATCGATCAGGACTGTAAACAACCGGACATACCGGCCAGTCCAGAAAAAAAGGTGACCGATACTATAATGAACGACCCATCTATGGGTGATCAAGCGGACAATATGGGTTTTTTAAAGTCAAGCGCAGACTTGCCTCTGGTGAGCTCAGAAACAGCAGGTGACAATAAAAATCTGGATGTAGATCAAATAATGGCCTTTGGTACCGATATAGCTACCGATAACGAGCAATGTAACATGGGCAATGTCGACGATATTGGACAGAACGTCGAAGACATATTACGAGTAATCAAATGTATCGAGGGTGTGGATAATGCAGAAAATATATCTGCTGGTAGTAACGAACCGGCGCAAAGCACTGTGGATGGTGTCGAGATGTTCTCTATGCCCGAGGAAGGATTTTCGTCTTTTGAACGAGAATTGTTAGATGTCGATGTTATGAGCATTTGCAAATTTGCCGATGTCGAGGGCCAGCAAAGAATAAACACGTTAAAGTTGCAGGAAGACATTGTTGCACAGAAACAGCACGAAAGTGAGAGGAAATGTGCATTTTTACTAAGAAGACTGAGGAAGCTTCAGGCGAGAATAATCGGCAGGCACATCGCGGAAGAAAACACTGGAGTTCTCGAACTTGCTCATCACGGAGTGAAAAAGTATCTGTTTCAAGAATTGGTTAACATGGGTTCCAAGTCTAACGTTAGAAACTTTCCTGAAATTAGTAATAGTTTGAGTTCGTTTTTGCAAAAGATTGAGAAAATGTGTGTTGCTCAGAGCAATAGTGTGAATCGTCAACGATTATGTTGCCGATATTTTGGTGATGGATCGCGCGATAGTTTCGGTAGTACTTCTGGTAATAATAGCAACCGTCAACCAGTGTTCGGTAGTCCCCAAGTAAAAGTTAAAGGCGAAGAGATAGAGAGTGTCGCCGGACCTTTGGCTACACAGTTGCACATCGTAGAATCTAATCTTGACTCTGATTGTACAGCGTCTAGTAGTGGCGGAGAAAGTTGTGATGAAATGCAATCGTTTAATAATCCTCATCAACAAAATGTATCTAT ATCGAAAAGAGCGGCCTGGAGGTACGCTCAAGACCGTGCGGGTGTAGCCGCGAGATGGACGTGGTTGCAAGCACAAATATCAGACTTGGAGTATAGGATTAGACAACATAACGAATTGCAACGGCATATTAGAGCTAACAAAGGATTATTTATACATGATAATGCAGAAACAGTGAATGGATACAGCGGCGTTTTACCAGGTTCTACGGGACGTTATAATTCGCCGGAAGGTGAACTGCCAGCCAGTAGGACTCGACCATTTGTATGGAGTTTTTATAGAAAGAGAAAATTATTACAATTAGATAAGTTGCACGAAGTCTCGAAACGCGCGGCAAAAGCGTCAACTGTAAGATGCAATTGTGATCTGGTACGACCACCTTGTGCTTTATGCACTGGAAGACTGGATCTAATGCAACCGCAAGAACCAATTGAACAAATGTCTGTACAAGAAAGGGTTGCATTAGTGGACCCTAGTTTTCATCCCGTTTTGTCATTTCCTGATG AGATCACGCAGGGAACTCACCTCGAAGCTATTATGAAGTCAGTGGAATGGCAACAAAAGATGTTGAGGGGAAATTTACGAATTATACGATTGAAAGATAAAGATACTAAtgagagaagaaataaaaaactTCCAGGGCATAGAGTAAAATATAACGAGGACCGATTAAAAAAGTCTATCACTGCAA GGATTAAAAAGAAAATgctgaaagaaaaaagaaataggCTTGGTTGTAACAGAAGCATTATTCACGATTTAAACAAAAAGAGGGTACAAAAATGGACAACTGAAGATGATGATGATATTAGTGCCCTTTCCAGCTCTAGTAAGCATTCATCTCCAGTGCCTTCTCCGTTACATCATACTACTGCTTCTACCGAGAAGAATacaattaaagaaaaaagttccacctCTCACGG acGCTTGAGGCAAAATTCGTACGATATAGATAATATAGTTATACCATATAGTGTAGCTGCTTCAACTAGGCTTGAAAAATTACAATACAAAGAAATCTTGACACCAAA GTGGAGGTTATGCGAAGAACCTTCAAAGTTGGATATTAAAAATGGTGTTATGCATAGGCCTAGTCAAGACAGTGAT TTTGAAGATATGTCGGACGAAACTATTGCCTTGAGACACGAACGAAGTGAACGAGAAGAAAACAAACGGTTTATgacatatataactatgccgCATCAATCACGTGTTCGACATAATCGTAGAACAGACAGTCGAGCAGATAGTGGTGCAAATACACCAG atCCTATGTCTCCACATGCAAGTGATTTCGGTGGAGACACGATGTCGCCAATTACCTCACCTCCTGCAACACCTCAAATTCAAGAATCGGAACATCAACATAATTCTGATACCGCGCATCGATCATCTGCTTTGCAAAATGCTTTACGACGTCGCACTACGCCTACGTTAAGAGTAGGAAAGGACGACACTGGTATTACGGCAAATGAAGATGAAAATGAG ATTTTGCCGTACGAGCCGAGAGTATTTCCGTTATCCGAAGAAGTTTATGATAAAATGCTGGAAGTAATGCCAGATGGGCACTGGCAAGCAGCTTCGTCGGCATCATTCTGTTCTCGCGATGAAGAAAAGCCAGATGAT GATGGGGAAATGGATTCTCCAGAATCAGATTCAACAGAATCAGCTTGTTGTGACATAGAGGGTGAGGATCCCAATGATCCTGAATGGACAGTAGCTGACGATAGGGACACTGAAAAGGAACGAATACGTCCGACGGCTAAGAGATAG